In Caproiciproducens sp. NJN-50, the following are encoded in one genomic region:
- a CDS encoding motility associated factor glycosyltransferase family protein has product MKIAGPGETEAMYEKNLALLTPWLRESVSGISEEEFKKRIEVSYNSEGYPVCRYHRDGVCFHITGEHPVREAEAWYQSIPQVGSAEIFLYGTGFGYALFEVFAHKMPHTLVVAFEQDLFLFKAMLFYFDLSPIIQTRKIIFLPGDSSYFKKAFEELFFSMLFFSTTYPTTAFTLPAVRNFKKEYLEIHRFAFQELTLLTSYLGNDHKDNMIGLNNLMANAGEILTNPYVSCLKERYRNVPAFLISNGPSLDRSMPLLKKIRGRGLMIAVESAIVPLTKNGINPDILTVQERTKYTYLYHFKDRTYSPEIALLALALIDPRVFPSFRGEKIPIFRQGEELNRWFNRNLGDGSEVDAGANVSHLALNLAVYLGADPIILVGQDFAYGPGGATHSRDAVASQEKGKRAREVLHSIPTVYVEGNNGKMIPSNRLWENFRFGMEHIIEGYPEHHFYNATAGGAKIRGTERAELDGLIRRYCTIPIPRRVNEIIAMNKRKISPESRRILLEKFSSEVERCAVRFRSLAGEMNQKKLECERMILLCVRKTSEGRQALEEVYQRNIASFYQYAEDSLCRSFFQQLNCVYFYLLDRLGPIDTTEKIARAFGIQSQFFHDLRAVSQSLSVSLEESAEDMKAALRKEAGERGE; this is encoded by the coding sequence ATGAAAATTGCAGGACCGGGCGAAACCGAGGCGATGTATGAAAAAAACCTCGCGCTGCTGACGCCGTGGCTCCGGGAATCCGTATCCGGAATTTCAGAGGAGGAATTCAAAAAGAGAATCGAAGTCAGCTACAATTCCGAGGGATATCCCGTGTGCCGGTATCACAGGGACGGAGTCTGTTTTCATATTACCGGCGAGCATCCGGTCCGGGAAGCGGAAGCATGGTATCAATCGATCCCGCAGGTTGGCTCAGCAGAAATTTTTCTCTACGGAACCGGATTCGGATACGCTTTGTTCGAAGTTTTCGCGCATAAAATGCCCCACACGCTCGTCGTCGCGTTTGAGCAGGACCTCTTCCTGTTCAAAGCCATGCTTTTCTATTTCGATTTATCCCCGATTATTCAAACCCGGAAAATCATCTTTCTTCCGGGAGACAGCTCTTATTTTAAAAAGGCGTTTGAAGAGCTGTTTTTCAGCATGCTGTTTTTCAGCACGACCTATCCGACGACGGCATTCACCCTGCCGGCGGTAAGAAATTTCAAAAAGGAATATCTGGAAATTCACCGTTTTGCCTTCCAGGAACTGACTCTGCTGACTTCCTACCTTGGCAACGACCACAAAGACAATATGATCGGCCTGAACAATCTGATGGCAAACGCCGGGGAGATTCTGACGAATCCCTATGTAAGCTGTCTGAAGGAAAGATACCGGAATGTTCCGGCCTTCCTCATCTCCAATGGGCCTTCGCTCGACCGCAGCATGCCGCTCCTGAAAAAAATTCGGGGCAGGGGGCTGATGATCGCGGTGGAATCGGCCATCGTTCCGCTCACCAAAAACGGAATCAACCCGGACATCCTCACCGTTCAGGAACGGACAAAATACACTTATCTGTATCATTTTAAAGACAGAACCTATTCGCCGGAAATCGCGCTGCTTGCGCTCGCGCTGATTGACCCAAGGGTATTCCCCTCCTTCCGCGGCGAAAAAATTCCGATTTTCCGTCAGGGAGAAGAACTGAACCGGTGGTTCAACCGGAATTTGGGCGATGGCAGCGAGGTGGACGCGGGTGCAAATGTTTCGCATCTTGCGCTGAATCTGGCCGTTTACCTCGGGGCCGACCCCATTATCCTCGTCGGGCAGGATTTTGCCTACGGTCCGGGCGGGGCGACGCACAGCAGGGACGCGGTTGCCTCGCAGGAAAAAGGAAAGCGGGCAAGGGAGGTGCTTCACTCCATTCCCACTGTCTACGTGGAGGGAAACAACGGCAAAATGATCCCTTCCAACCGGCTTTGGGAAAATTTCCGGTTTGGAATGGAACATATCATCGAAGGATACCCGGAGCATCACTTCTATAATGCCACGGCGGGCGGGGCAAAAATACGGGGAACCGAACGGGCGGAACTCGACGGGCTGATCCGCCGGTACTGCACCATTCCGATCCCCCGCAGAGTCAATGAGATCATCGCGATGAACAAGCGGAAAATCTCCCCGGAAAGCCGCAGAATCCTGCTTGAAAAATTTTCTTCGGAGGTGGAACGCTGCGCCGTTCGTTTCCGCAGTCTGGCGGGGGAAATGAACCAAAAAAAGCTGGAATGCGAAAGAATGATTCTTTTGTGCGTCAGGAAAACATCGGAAGGCCGCCAGGCTTTGGAGGAAGTTTATCAGAGAAATATCGCCTCATTTTACCAGTACGCGGAAGACAGCCTGTGCCGCAGTTTCTTCCAGCAGCTGAACTGCGTCTATTTTTATCTTCTGGACCGGCTGGGCCCGATCGACACAACGGAAAAAATTGCGCGCGCGTTCGGCATCCAGAGCCAGTTTTTCCACGATCTGCGCGCAGTCAGCCAGAGCCTGTCCGTCTCCTTGGAGGAGTCTGCGGAAGACATGAAAGCGGCGCTCCGGAAGGAAGCGGGCGAGAGGGGGGAATGA
- the neuC gene encoding UDP-N-acetylglucosamine 2-epimerase, translating to MKRKLCAVTGTRSEYGLLVPLLKAVEREPDFTLQLTATGAHLSPEFGLTYREIEQDGFQIDRKIETLLSSDTPVGIAKSIGLGVIGFAEAFDQLRPDLLLLLGDRYEILAAAQAALVMKIPIAHIGGGDTTLGAFDEAIRHSVTKMAHLHFVTNGESARRVRQLGENPRHIYNVGSLGIDRILSLPHLSREELERSLGFSFRSRNLLVTFHPVTLDREPSGKQFQELLAALDALGEEYGLIFTGPNADPQSRELTRLTREFAAEHPNAAVFSSLGQTRYFSLIRETDAVVGNSSSGIYEAPSFRKPAVNVGDRQQGRLFASSVISCAPQKTEILKAIRRALETDCSKAVNPYGAGDSAEKILSVLKSIPDYRALLKKQFDPIRSDDK from the coding sequence ATGAAGCGGAAACTGTGCGCGGTGACGGGAACCCGCTCCGAGTACGGTCTTCTGGTTCCCCTGCTGAAAGCGGTGGAGCGGGAGCCGGATTTCACGCTTCAGCTCACGGCGACGGGCGCGCACCTTTCGCCGGAATTCGGCCTGACCTATCGGGAAATCGAACAGGACGGCTTTCAGATCGACCGGAAAATCGAAACGCTTCTTTCCAGCGACACCCCCGTCGGAATCGCGAAGTCCATTGGCCTCGGCGTGATCGGATTCGCGGAGGCATTCGATCAGCTTCGTCCGGATCTTCTCCTTCTGCTCGGGGACCGGTATGAAATTCTGGCGGCGGCGCAGGCGGCTCTGGTCATGAAGATTCCAATTGCCCACATCGGCGGCGGAGACACGACTCTGGGCGCGTTTGACGAGGCAATCCGCCACAGCGTCACCAAAATGGCCCACCTGCATTTTGTGACCAACGGGGAATCCGCCCGAAGGGTCCGGCAGCTTGGGGAGAATCCCCGGCATATTTACAATGTGGGAAGCCTTGGAATCGACCGGATCCTGAGTCTTCCGCACCTGAGCCGGGAGGAACTGGAACGATCCCTTGGTTTTTCTTTTCGCAGCCGGAATCTGCTCGTGACATTCCATCCGGTCACACTCGACCGGGAACCGTCCGGAAAGCAGTTTCAGGAACTGCTCGCGGCCCTGGACGCGCTTGGAGAGGAATACGGATTGATTTTCACCGGGCCCAACGCGGACCCGCAGAGCCGGGAGTTGACCCGGCTGACGCGGGAATTCGCGGCGGAACACCCGAACGCGGCCGTGTTTTCCTCCCTCGGCCAAACGCGGTATTTCAGCCTGATCCGGGAAACGGACGCGGTGGTGGGAAACTCCTCGAGCGGAATCTATGAGGCGCCGTCGTTCCGAAAGCCGGCGGTGAACGTCGGGGACCGCCAGCAGGGGCGTCTGTTCGCTTCTTCCGTAATCAGCTGCGCGCCGCAAAAAACGGAGATTCTGAAAGCCATCCGCAGGGCGCTGGAAACGGATTGTTCCAAAGCGGTGAACCCTTACGGAGCGGGAGACAGCGCGGAAAAAATTCTCTCGGTTTTAAAATCGATCCCCGATTACCGCGCATTATTAAAGAAACAATTTGATCCGATACGGAGCGATGACAAATGA
- a CDS encoding acylneuraminate cytidylyltransferase family protein produces MRRLCTVCVRSGSKGVPGKNLRSLLGKPLLAYSILQAKQSGLFEAVAVSSDGEALLRSAREWGADFCIPRPLSLASDSAPKIPAIRHCLTEAEKLAGHEFDLIADLDATAPLRLVSDISGAVALLEGTGAPNVVTGAAARHSPYFNLVEIGEGGTVRLCKSPDAPVFCRQSSPKCYDLNGSVYVWRRESLLKCRSVLEEGTRLFEMPPERAADIDSELDFEFVAYLMKKRAGPQESDVL; encoded by the coding sequence GTGAGAAGGTTATGCACCGTTTGCGTCCGCAGCGGCTCCAAAGGCGTGCCGGGCAAAAATCTGCGCAGCCTGTTGGGAAAGCCCCTGCTCGCATACAGCATTTTGCAGGCAAAACAATCCGGGCTGTTTGAAGCGGTTGCGGTCAGCAGCGACGGGGAGGCTCTGCTGAGGTCCGCGCGGGAATGGGGAGCGGATTTCTGCATCCCAAGGCCCCTGTCTCTCGCCTCGGACAGCGCGCCCAAGATTCCGGCCATCCGCCACTGCCTGACGGAGGCGGAAAAGCTGGCGGGGCATGAATTCGATCTCATCGCGGATCTGGACGCCACTGCTCCCCTGCGTCTTGTATCGGATATCTCCGGGGCGGTCGCACTGCTTGAAGGCACGGGAGCGCCCAATGTGGTCACTGGGGCCGCAGCCCGCCATTCGCCCTATTTCAATTTGGTGGAAATCGGGGAAGGAGGCACGGTCCGGCTATGCAAATCACCGGACGCACCGGTTTTCTGCCGGCAGAGTTCTCCGAAATGCTATGACCTGAACGGTTCCGTATATGTTTGGAGGCGCGAATCGCTCCTGAAATGCCGGTCGGTTCTTGAGGAGGGCACGCGGCTTTTCGAGATGCCGCCGGAACGCGCCGCCGATATTGATTCCGAGCTGGACTTTGAATTTGTTGCATACCTGATGAAAAAGAGAGCCGGGCCGCAGGAATCCGATGTTTTATGA
- a CDS encoding DUF4183 domain-containing protein, whose amino-acid sequence MTGFCPLITCRLTDQCGNEVDPYGLGNVTYTVLPSPENRKKNAYGFPPVSVAVEGYVAVYSDKTRISPPIPFCILQSLHVSLPREGFLTFRLRDFHCWALPKWSGSPPAPGQIELLISIETSAFSKTAVNLLVPQVDSGLQVVGRVCIYTNMLNDSVRFHSGCRIRYQSAALRAEVSHYYTIADGGKRTYRNSDGMKKYGDRGLLSPQEVSYYNVFVNGVLQPRTNYILEKDELTFTTQDIPAEGRPIVVLFTTWKDFEGRIMDVTNRQYNAVSDGAKKQYTDSDEIKEYGNCGIPSPNDVSYFNLYINGVLQPKRNYIVKKGILRLTTSDAPVKGAPVILESIVIRDSAGQLYRTEIYAYNAYSNGGKIYTDQDEIKMYGTDGIPDPRGSSYQNLFINGVLQPPVDYRVREGYLVLDTVNDPAVGAPIILQSVNGVPAESCCRVQMSDAALAQWKKVYTRIQGPCAPAPSVQDAVPPDRSSPPASGDGAE is encoded by the coding sequence ATGACAGGATTCTGTCCACTGATTACCTGCCGATTAACCGATCAGTGCGGTAATGAGGTGGACCCTTACGGCTTAGGCAATGTTACATATACGGTATTGCCTTCGCCGGAGAACCGGAAAAAGAACGCGTATGGCTTTCCACCTGTTTCAGTTGCTGTGGAAGGCTATGTTGCCGTGTATTCGGATAAGACGAGAATTTCGCCTCCGATTCCTTTCTGTATTTTGCAATCGCTTCACGTGTCCCTTCCCAGGGAAGGCTTTTTGACCTTTCGGCTGAGAGATTTTCATTGCTGGGCGCTTCCCAAGTGGAGCGGCAGCCCCCCCGCGCCGGGACAGATTGAACTGCTGATCAGTATTGAAACGTCCGCCTTTTCCAAAACGGCCGTCAACCTGCTGGTTCCGCAGGTTGATTCCGGCTTGCAGGTCGTCGGCCGGGTCTGTATCTACACGAATATGCTGAATGACAGTGTCCGCTTTCACAGCGGATGCCGCATCCGTTATCAGAGCGCCGCTCTCCGCGCGGAAGTATCTCACTACTATACCATTGCCGACGGGGGAAAGCGGACTTACCGGAACAGCGACGGGATGAAAAAGTACGGGGACCGGGGGCTGCTCTCTCCCCAAGAGGTTTCTTATTACAATGTGTTTGTAAACGGCGTTTTGCAGCCGAGAACGAATTACATTCTTGAAAAAGACGAACTGACGTTCACAACACAGGACATTCCGGCGGAAGGGCGGCCCATCGTCGTTTTGTTCACCACATGGAAGGATTTTGAGGGCCGGATCATGGATGTGACCAACCGGCAGTATAATGCCGTGTCGGACGGCGCAAAAAAACAATATACCGACAGCGACGAAATCAAAGAATATGGAAACTGCGGAATCCCCTCCCCAAACGACGTATCCTATTTCAACCTTTATATTAACGGCGTTCTTCAGCCCAAGAGAAATTATATAGTGAAAAAGGGAATTTTAAGGCTGACTACGTCCGACGCCCCCGTAAAGGGAGCGCCCGTGATTCTGGAATCCATTGTGATCCGGGATTCGGCCGGACAGCTTTACCGGACGGAAATTTACGCCTACAACGCATATTCCAACGGCGGCAAGATTTATACCGATCAGGACGAGATCAAGATGTATGGGACGGACGGGATTCCCGATCCGAGAGGGAGCTCCTATCAGAATCTGTTTATCAACGGCGTTCTCCAGCCTCCGGTGGACTATCGGGTTCGGGAGGGGTACCTTGTTCTGGATACGGTGAATGATCCGGCCGTCGGCGCCCCGATCATTCTTCAGTCCGTCAACGGCGTCCCGGCGGAATCCTGCTGCAGGGTCCAAATGTCGGACGCGGCTCTCGCCCAATGGAAAAAGGTGTATACGCGGATTCAAGGTCCCTGCGCTCCCGCCCCGTCCGTCCAGGATGCGGTTCCTCCGGACCGCAGTTCTCCGCCGGCGTCGGGTGACGGCGCAGAATAG
- a CDS encoding PglD-related sugar-binding protein, whose amino-acid sequence MKLAIFGASGFARETSDIAERTGYDEIFFIGKTAENPIQGHPVILEEKVPSLVRGGFSFIIGIGSPAARKSVWSRFPELNYVNLIHPSATFGSGQLEEVQKRIGNIIFAGARFSNRIRMGNHGVFYFNCTVAHDCVMEDFVTVCPGANLSGNVRLKEGAYLGVNSCVIQGGSEAEKMTVGRFATVGAGAVVTKNVPDHRIVKGIPAK is encoded by the coding sequence TTGAAACTCGCCATTTTCGGGGCTTCCGGCTTTGCCCGGGAAACTAGCGACATTGCGGAGCGGACCGGGTACGACGAAATTTTTTTCATCGGAAAAACGGCGGAAAACCCCATTCAGGGGCATCCGGTCATCCTCGAGGAGAAGGTCCCTTCCCTCGTGCGCGGGGGCTTTTCGTTTATCATCGGGATCGGCAGCCCGGCGGCCCGAAAGTCGGTTTGGAGCAGATTCCCAGAATTGAACTACGTAAACCTGATTCATCCCTCGGCGACTTTCGGTTCCGGTCAGCTGGAAGAGGTCCAAAAAAGGATCGGAAACATTATTTTCGCAGGCGCGAGGTTCAGCAATCGGATTCGCATGGGAAATCATGGGGTTTTCTACTTTAACTGCACCGTCGCGCACGACTGCGTGATGGAGGATTTTGTCACCGTCTGCCCCGGAGCCAATCTGTCCGGAAACGTCCGACTGAAAGAGGGCGCTTACCTCGGCGTGAATTCCTGCGTGATCCAGGGCGGCTCAGAGGCGGAAAAAATGACGGTCGGCCGCTTTGCCACTGTGGGCGCGGGCGCCGTCGTAACAAAAAATGTCCCCGATCATAGGATAGTGAAAGGCATTCCGGCGAAATAA
- the neuB gene encoding N-acetylneuraminate synthase: MSPKILIIAEAGVNHNGSLKTAMELVDAAAEAGADAVKFQTYRAERIAVPDAPKAAYQLENSCSGETQYEMIRKLELGESDDLTLQKHAEESGILFLSTAFDPESLDFLLSIGVPLLKIASGEIENAPLLRKAARSGKDVLLSTGMADLGEIEAALGVLAFGYLEYGGEKEVPCLSSFRRAYDSEEGQKALKYHVSLLHCTTEYPAPFPDVNLRALRTLRQCFALPVGYSDHTAGIAVPVAAAALGVSVLEKHLTLDRGLPGPDHKASLEPQEFARMVQGIRQVEQSLGTSVKRPSPSELRNQAVARKSIVAACRIEQGELFTDRNLTVKRPAGGRSPMEYFDLLGKKAGRSYLENEAIR, encoded by the coding sequence ATGAGCCCGAAGATCCTCATTATCGCCGAAGCGGGCGTCAATCACAACGGTTCGCTCAAAACGGCGATGGAACTGGTTGACGCCGCCGCCGAAGCGGGAGCGGACGCGGTCAAATTCCAAACCTACCGCGCGGAGCGGATTGCCGTCCCCGACGCTCCAAAAGCCGCCTATCAGCTGGAAAATTCATGTTCGGGGGAAACGCAGTACGAAATGATCCGAAAACTTGAGCTCGGCGAATCAGATGATCTGACTTTGCAGAAACACGCGGAGGAATCGGGAATCCTGTTTCTTTCCACCGCCTTTGACCCGGAAAGCCTCGATTTTCTTCTTTCGATCGGCGTTCCCCTGCTGAAAATCGCTTCCGGGGAAATTGAAAACGCGCCCCTGCTGCGAAAGGCGGCGCGCTCCGGGAAGGATGTGCTGCTCTCCACGGGAATGGCGGATCTGGGAGAGATCGAGGCTGCCCTCGGCGTTCTTGCCTTCGGCTATCTGGAGTACGGCGGAGAAAAAGAGGTTCCCTGCCTCTCGTCTTTCCGGCGGGCTTACGATTCCGAAGAGGGGCAGAAGGCCCTGAAATACCATGTGAGCCTGCTGCACTGCACCACGGAATACCCTGCTCCGTTTCCGGATGTAAATCTGCGCGCTCTGCGAACTCTTCGCCAGTGCTTCGCCCTGCCGGTCGGATACTCCGACCACACGGCGGGGATCGCGGTCCCCGTCGCGGCGGCGGCGCTGGGCGTTTCGGTTCTGGAGAAACATCTGACGCTGGACCGCGGTCTGCCCGGCCCGGATCACAAGGCTTCTCTGGAGCCTCAGGAATTCGCCCGGATGGTACAGGGAATCCGCCAGGTGGAACAATCGCTCGGAACTTCGGTAAAGCGGCCCTCCCCTTCCGAGCTGAGGAATCAGGCCGTCGCCCGGAAAAGCATTGTCGCGGCATGCCGGATCGAACAGGGCGAATTATTCACAGACCGGAATCTGACGGTAAAGCGGCCGGCGGGCGGCCGCTCGCCCATGGAGTATTTTGACCTTCTGGGCAAAAAAGCCGGCCGGTCCTATCTGGAAAACGAGGCGATCCGTTGA
- a CDS encoding NAD-dependent 4,6-dehydratase LegB, producing MNLSGKKVLVTGADGFIGSHLAEELVRSGCSVRAFVCYNSFNSWGWLDQSPKEIQNSLEVFQGDIRDPYRVRTALEGCSAVFHLAALVAIPYSYYSPESYLDTNLKGTLHVLQAARELGTERVVQTSTSEVYGTAEYVPIPETHPLRAQSPYAASKIAADQLALSFFRSFATPVTVVRPFNTYGPRQSNRAVIPTVMTQIARGNRKIRLGSLTPTRDFSYVSDTVRGFRETACCDEAVGEVVNIGSNFEISIGDTVRMIARVMHAEVETETETERIRPEQSEVRRLCADTSKAERLFGWKPEFGGKDGLQKGLALTADWFRDPENQKRYRADRYVL from the coding sequence ATGAATTTATCAGGAAAGAAAGTACTGGTCACGGGCGCGGACGGGTTTATCGGCTCCCACCTGGCGGAAGAACTGGTCCGCAGCGGATGCTCCGTCCGCGCTTTCGTCTGTTACAATTCGTTCAATTCATGGGGGTGGCTGGACCAGTCCCCGAAGGAGATCCAAAACAGTCTGGAAGTGTTTCAGGGGGACATCCGAGACCCCTACCGGGTCAGAACCGCTCTGGAGGGATGCAGCGCCGTATTCCACCTGGCCGCACTGGTCGCGATTCCCTATTCATATTATTCCCCCGAATCCTATCTTGACACGAATCTGAAAGGGACGCTCCATGTTCTGCAGGCCGCACGGGAACTGGGGACGGAGCGCGTTGTGCAAACCTCCACCAGCGAGGTGTACGGAACGGCGGAATACGTTCCGATTCCGGAGACGCACCCGCTCCGGGCGCAGTCCCCCTACGCCGCTTCAAAAATCGCGGCGGACCAGCTTGCGCTTTCGTTTTTCCGCTCGTTCGCCACCCCGGTCACCGTCGTCCGCCCCTTCAACACCTATGGGCCCCGGCAGTCAAACCGGGCGGTGATTCCCACGGTAATGACTCAGATTGCACGGGGAAATCGAAAGATCCGGCTCGGGTCCCTGACGCCGACCCGGGATTTCAGCTATGTAAGCGATACGGTCCGGGGATTCCGGGAAACCGCATGCTGCGACGAGGCGGTGGGAGAAGTGGTCAACATCGGCAGCAATTTTGAAATTTCCATCGGCGATACGGTGCGGATGATTGCACGGGTCATGCATGCGGAGGTCGAGACGGAAACAGAGACCGAAAGAATCCGGCCGGAGCAGAGCGAGGTCCGCCGGCTGTGCGCCGACACCTCCAAAGCGGAGCGGCTGTTCGGATGGAAGCCGGAGTTTGGAGGGAAAGACGGTTTACAAAAGGGGCTGGCGCTGACCGCGGACTGGTTCCGCGACCCGGAAAACCAGAAGCGGTACAGAGCCGACAGGTATGTGCTATGA
- a CDS encoding nucleotidyltransferase family protein, translated as MDNWKKALILPNVKIHETIELIDRNSQQIAVVADEKGKLLGTVTDGDIRRGILKGIPMDSPVSRIMNPHPIIIPELTDRKSILSLLRVNQVRHLPVVDGEGHVVGIERLDELLAESRRRNWVVVMAGGPGRRLGALTDHCPKPMLKVGGKPVLETILKQFLRQGFSRFCISVNYKAEQVTEYFGDGTRWGAEIHYISESKRLGTAGSLSLLPFETTEPILVINGDILTRLSFGQLLDFHLEHQAKATIAVTTYDYQVPYGVIKVNRGRLAGFEEKPVYASFINAGVYVLNPGVLSRIPKDSRFEMNSLFESMLRNDEPVCIFPIREYWIDIGGLRDFDQAGRDYENEFLTGREENS; from the coding sequence ATGGACAACTGGAAAAAGGCATTGATTCTTCCAAATGTAAAAATTCATGAGACAATCGAACTCATTGACCGGAACTCCCAGCAGATCGCCGTCGTGGCGGACGAAAAGGGAAAGCTGCTCGGCACCGTAACGGACGGCGATATCCGCCGGGGCATTCTAAAGGGAATTCCCATGGACAGTCCCGTCAGCCGGATCATGAATCCTCATCCGATTATAATTCCGGAGCTGACCGACCGGAAAAGCATTCTCAGCCTTCTGCGGGTCAATCAGGTCCGCCACCTTCCGGTGGTAGACGGCGAGGGTCATGTCGTCGGGATTGAGCGGCTGGATGAACTGCTCGCGGAATCCCGACGGAGAAACTGGGTCGTGGTGATGGCAGGCGGTCCGGGCAGACGGCTGGGCGCATTGACCGACCACTGCCCCAAACCCATGCTGAAAGTCGGGGGAAAGCCGGTGCTGGAAACGATTCTGAAACAGTTTCTCCGGCAGGGATTCTCCCGGTTTTGCATTTCCGTCAATTATAAGGCGGAGCAGGTCACGGAATATTTCGGCGACGGCACCAGATGGGGCGCGGAAATCCATTACATCAGCGAAAGCAAGCGGTTGGGAACCGCCGGTTCCCTCAGCCTGCTTCCGTTTGAAACGACGGAACCGATCCTTGTGATCAACGGCGATATTCTGACCAGGCTGAGCTTCGGGCAGCTGCTGGACTTTCATCTTGAGCATCAGGCCAAGGCCACCATTGCCGTGACCACCTACGACTATCAGGTTCCCTACGGGGTCATAAAAGTGAACCGCGGCCGGCTGGCCGGATTCGAGGAAAAGCCAGTCTATGCCAGTTTTATCAACGCGGGAGTTTATGTCCTGAATCCCGGGGTTCTGAGCCGTATCCCCAAGGATTCCCGTTTTGAAATGAACAGCCTGTTTGAAAGCATGCTGCGAAACGATGAGCCGGTCTGTATTTTTCCGATCCGGGAATACTGGATCGATATCGGGGGACTCCGTGATTTTGATCAGGCGGGCAGAGATTACGAAAACGAGTTTTTAACAGGGAGGGAAGAAAATTCGTGA
- a CDS encoding LegC family aminotransferase produces MNHRNQVDPTEITEALKTVLRKGNEPVPLHEPCFAGREWDYVKDCLDSGYVSSVGPYVERFERELARFTGAKYAAAVVNGTSALQICLKLAGVRAGDEVIVPALTFVATANAVCYCGAIPHLADSETESLGIDGEKLAGYLKETTRLRNGVCWNRRTDRPIRALVAMHTFGHPVQLDLISRVCGDYGLALVEDAAESLGSYYKNLHTGNFGKLSALSFNGNKIVTTGGGGAILTNDEALYREAKHLTTTAKLPHRWAFLHDEVGYNYRMPNLNAALGCAQLEQMEKFLRLKRALAEEYRSAFAGMPGIRFFPEPSYARSNYWLNTLILSEENASLRDPILEDTNDHGIQTRPVWTLMSRLPMFRDSPRMDLSTAESLEKRIINLPSSAALGEPYAKPESSGSS; encoded by the coding sequence ATGAATCACCGCAATCAAGTCGATCCGACGGAAATCACGGAGGCCCTGAAGACCGTTCTCCGCAAGGGGAACGAGCCGGTTCCCCTGCACGAGCCCTGCTTTGCGGGGCGCGAATGGGACTACGTAAAGGACTGCCTGGACTCCGGCTATGTTTCCTCCGTCGGCCCGTATGTCGAACGATTCGAGAGGGAACTGGCCCGGTTCACGGGGGCAAAGTACGCGGCGGCGGTGGTGAACGGAACATCCGCCCTTCAGATCTGCCTGAAGCTGGCAGGGGTGCGGGCGGGGGACGAAGTGATCGTCCCGGCGCTGACATTTGTCGCCACGGCAAACGCCGTGTGCTACTGCGGGGCAATTCCGCATCTGGCGGACAGCGAAACGGAATCGCTCGGAATCGACGGGGAAAAGCTGGCCGGATACCTGAAAGAAACAACCCGGCTCCGCAATGGAGTCTGCTGGAACAGACGAACGGACCGGCCGATCCGCGCGCTGGTGGCGATGCACACGTTCGGGCATCCCGTTCAGCTTGACCTGATCTCGCGGGTCTGCGGGGACTACGGGCTTGCGCTGGTGGAAGACGCGGCGGAATCCCTGGGTTCGTATTACAAGAATCTGCACACCGGAAATTTCGGGAAGCTCTCGGCCCTCAGCTTTAACGGGAATAAAATCGTGACGACCGGCGGAGGCGGCGCGATCCTTACCAACGACGAAGCGCTGTACCGGGAGGCGAAGCACCTGACGACAACCGCAAAGCTGCCGCACCGCTGGGCTTTCCTTCACGACGAGGTCGGCTACAACTACCGGATGCCGAACCTCAACGCCGCGCTTGGGTGCGCCCAGCTGGAACAGATGGAAAAATTTCTCCGCCTGAAGCGGGCTCTGGCGGAAGAATACCGCAGCGCCTTCGCGGGCATGCCGGGGATTCGCTTCTTTCCGGAGCCTTCTTACGCAAGGAGCAATTACTGGCTGAACACGCTGATTTTGTCGGAGGAGAACGCGTCCCTGCGCGACCCCATATTGGAGGACACCAACGACCATGGAATTCAGACGCGCCCCGTATGGACTTTGATGAGCCGCCTTCCCATGTTCCGGGACAGTCCGCGGATGGACCTGTCCACAGCGGAAAGCCTGGAAAAACGGATCATCAATCTTCCAAGCAGCGCAGCCCTTGGAGAACCGTATGCCAAACCGGAAAGCAGCGGTTCGTCATGA